From a region of the Listeria monocytogenes ATCC 19117 genome:
- a CDS encoding MFS transporter — MGAKGKFWILTMVVAISGLSQGVLLPLIAIILEEKGISAGINGFHATGIYLGVLLISPFIEAPLHKYGYKPIILVGGGLVAVSILAFPIWFNLYFWFILRLLIGVGDHMLHFSSQTWIGAMSDPSKRGRNMAIYGLFFSLGFAIGPQLVNLAKINANLPFFLSGILVLIAWGLVWFVRNDFVAEKAVIRKISFWGSLKRFSDVFKLAWVAMIPPFLYGILETGLNATFPVVGLRDGLDTMMIAMVISSFSVGTIIFQVPIGIVSDKFGRGKVLPLLTGAGAVVFMLTAFVKIPVLYVVFFFVLGILLGSLYSLGLSYMTDLTPLELLPAGNILVGMCFSLGSIIGPSATGMMIGIFGNQIFYFVVAGILVLGCLLLVFGARKDALEKKMGN, encoded by the coding sequence ATGGGGGCTAAAGGGAAGTTTTGGATTTTGACGATGGTTGTTGCCATTTCAGGATTGTCACAGGGGGTTTTATTACCTCTTATTGCGATAATATTAGAAGAGAAAGGTATAAGTGCAGGAATTAATGGGTTTCATGCTACGGGAATCTATTTAGGAGTTTTACTTATTTCTCCATTTATTGAGGCCCCACTTCATAAATATGGTTATAAGCCGATTATTTTAGTTGGGGGAGGACTAGTTGCGGTTTCGATTTTGGCTTTTCCAATTTGGTTTAATTTATATTTTTGGTTTATATTAAGGTTGCTTATTGGTGTGGGGGATCATATGTTACATTTTTCTTCGCAGACTTGGATTGGGGCGATGAGTGATCCAAGTAAACGTGGCCGGAATATGGCTATTTATGGGTTGTTTTTCTCATTAGGATTTGCGATTGGGCCACAATTGGTTAATTTGGCAAAAATAAATGCGAACTTGCCTTTCTTTTTATCTGGAATTTTAGTTTTGATAGCTTGGGGACTCGTTTGGTTTGTTCGTAATGACTTTGTTGCTGAAAAGGCTGTAATTCGAAAAATATCTTTTTGGGGTAGTTTGAAACGTTTTTCGGATGTATTTAAATTGGCTTGGGTAGCGATGATTCCACCGTTTTTATATGGAATTTTGGAGACTGGACTTAATGCGACTTTTCCGGTTGTTGGGTTGCGCGATGGGCTCGATACGATGATGATAGCGATGGTTATTTCTTCTTTTTCGGTAGGGACGATTATTTTTCAGGTGCCTATTGGGATTGTTAGTGATAAGTTTGGACGAGGAAAAGTTTTACCTCTTTTGACGGGAGCAGGAGCAGTTGTTTTTATGTTGACAGCATTTGTTAAGATACCAGTTTTATATGTGGTTTTCTTCTTTGTTTTGGGGATTTTACTTGGATCTTTATACTCGCTTGGATTATCTTATATGACGGATTTAACGCCACTTGAATTGCTTCCGGCTGGGAATATTTTGGTTGGCATGTGCTTCAGTTTGGGGAGCATTATTGGGCCGAGCGCGACTGGAATGATGATCGGGATTTTTGGAAATCAAATATTTTATTTTGTAGTAGCCGGAATCCTTGTGCTTGGCTGTTTGTTGCTAGTATTTGGAGCTCGGAAAGATGCACTTGAAAAGAAAATGGGAAATTAA
- the perR gene encoding peroxide-responsive transcriptional repressor PerR — MAVSNATLKEAVDVLKKTGVRITPQRHAILEFLINSHTHPTADDIYRALEGNFPNMSVATVYNNLRVFRDAGLIKELSYGDASSRFDFSTSNHYHAICNVCGKIVDFQYPGLDEVEHFAAHMTGYEIDNHRLEVYGICPACKEKQSNN; from the coding sequence ATGGCGGTGTCTAATGCAACTCTAAAAGAGGCAGTAGATGTCTTAAAGAAAACAGGAGTAAGAATCACTCCTCAGCGTCATGCTATACTTGAATTCTTAATTAACTCACATACACACCCAACCGCGGATGATATTTATCGGGCTTTAGAAGGAAACTTCCCTAACATGAGCGTAGCAACTGTATATAATAATTTACGCGTTTTCCGGGATGCTGGTCTAATTAAAGAATTATCCTATGGCGATGCATCTAGTCGATTTGATTTTTCTACATCTAATCATTACCACGCAATTTGTAATGTGTGTGGAAAAATAGTTGATTTTCAATATCCAGGTTTAGATGAAGTAGAACATTTCGCAGCACATATGACCGGATATGAAATAGATAATCACAGACTGGAAGTATATGGTATATGTCCAGCCTGTAAAGAAAAACAATCAAATAATTAA
- a CDS encoding NAD(P)-dependent oxidoreductase, translating to MNILFTLDVPEHLQTLQAEKFPEDTFYYESNDHFANLAEIDIIVTYGSNITEAKIKQASNLKFIMVFSAGVDSLPREIIQEKKIKVANVRGIHAVPMGEYALSFMLSHVKKATFFYQMQKEKNWASEEPITELAGKTLVVAGTGAIGAKVAEFAQAFDMEIIGVNTTGHPVKPFSKTYAMSDIEKVAPLADFFVSVLPHTDKTTAIYSLSFFRKMKDNAVFINIGRGSAVELKVLEQASKEQLINHFYLDVVPEEPLSEDNYLWEASNVTITPHVSGHSDKYLERSFKIWFENIKHLKENTKLRNEIDLNKGY from the coding sequence ATGAACATTTTATTTACATTAGATGTCCCAGAACATTTACAGACTTTGCAAGCAGAGAAATTTCCAGAGGATACTTTTTATTATGAGAGCAATGATCATTTTGCCAATTTAGCGGAGATAGATATCATCGTCACATACGGATCTAACATTACTGAAGCCAAAATTAAACAAGCAAGCAATTTAAAATTTATCATGGTTTTTTCTGCGGGAGTAGATAGTTTGCCGAGGGAAATAATTCAAGAAAAAAAAATTAAAGTTGCTAATGTACGCGGAATCCACGCTGTGCCAATGGGAGAATACGCGCTATCTTTCATGTTATCACACGTAAAAAAAGCCACTTTCTTCTATCAAATGCAAAAAGAAAAAAATTGGGCAAGTGAAGAACCAATAACAGAGTTAGCTGGAAAAACTTTGGTAGTAGCTGGAACTGGAGCCATTGGAGCAAAAGTGGCCGAGTTCGCTCAAGCATTTGATATGGAAATTATAGGTGTTAATACAACTGGACATCCTGTGAAGCCCTTTAGTAAAACATATGCCATGTCCGATATCGAAAAAGTGGCTCCATTAGCAGATTTTTTTGTTAGTGTTTTACCTCATACAGACAAAACAACAGCTATTTATTCCTTATCATTTTTCCGGAAAATGAAAGATAATGCAGTTTTTATCAATATAGGAAGAGGTAGCGCAGTTGAATTAAAGGTTTTAGAACAAGCATCAAAAGAGCAATTAATAAACCATTTTTATTTAGATGTTGTACCTGAAGAGCCACTTTCCGAAGACAATTATTTATGGGAAGCAAGTAACGTTACTATCACACCTCATGTATCTGGACATTCGGATAAATATTTAGAACGTAGCTTTAAGATTTGGTTTGAAAATATCAAACATCTAAAAGAAAATACCAAATTACGGAATGAAATTGATTTGAATAAAGGTTATTAA
- a CDS encoding glutamate-1-semialdehyde 2,1-aminomutase — protein MDHSMSKKLHDEALLHIVGGVNSPSRSNKGVGGGIPVTMERASGAYFYDVDGNKYIDYLAAFGPIITGHAHPHITEAITKAAQNGVLYGTPTKHEITFAKMLKEAIPSLEKVRFTNSGTEAVMTTIRVARAYTGRDKIIKFAGCYHGHFDLVLVEAGSGPSTLGIPDSAGVTKSTAEEVITVPFNDLASFKEALAVWSDQVAAVLVEPIVGNFGMVAPEDGFLEAVNELAHANDSLVIYDEVITAFRFMYGGAQNYLGVIPDLTAMGKIIGGGLPIGAYGGRIDIMEKVAPLGPAYQAGTHAGNPASILSGIACLEVLQEEGLYERFEKYGSMLKDGIEKAALKHGIAVTVNQIVGALTVYFTEDPVTNYAEAGATNGELFGRFFKGMLEEGINLAPSKYEAWFITSAHSEADILETIQAVDTVFGKMVQDN, from the coding sequence ATGGATCATTCAATGTCAAAAAAATTGCATGATGAAGCACTTTTACATATAGTTGGCGGGGTTAATAGCCCATCTAGGTCAAATAAAGGGGTTGGCGGCGGAATTCCTGTAACAATGGAACGGGCTAGCGGCGCTTATTTTTATGATGTGGATGGGAATAAGTATATTGACTACTTAGCTGCGTTTGGACCAATCATTACTGGACATGCACATCCTCATATTACAGAAGCAATTACAAAAGCTGCGCAAAATGGTGTTTTGTACGGAACACCTACTAAACACGAAATCACTTTTGCGAAAATGTTAAAAGAGGCCATTCCTTCACTTGAGAAGGTCCGTTTTACAAATTCCGGGACGGAAGCTGTTATGACAACGATTCGTGTCGCTCGCGCTTATACAGGCAGAGATAAAATCATTAAATTCGCTGGGTGTTACCACGGCCACTTTGATTTAGTACTCGTGGAAGCTGGTTCTGGACCTTCTACGCTTGGCATTCCAGACTCCGCTGGGGTAACGAAATCAACCGCAGAAGAAGTTATTACTGTACCTTTTAATGACCTTGCATCGTTTAAAGAGGCATTAGCTGTTTGGAGCGATCAAGTTGCTGCTGTTTTAGTAGAACCTATTGTTGGGAATTTTGGAATGGTTGCGCCAGAAGATGGTTTTTTAGAAGCTGTTAATGAACTCGCACATGCCAATGATTCTTTAGTAATTTATGATGAAGTTATTACGGCTTTCCGTTTTATGTACGGCGGCGCGCAGAACTATTTAGGTGTTATTCCAGATTTGACTGCTATGGGTAAAATTATTGGTGGCGGGCTTCCGATTGGTGCTTACGGTGGTCGGATTGATATCATGGAAAAAGTAGCACCACTCGGACCGGCTTATCAGGCTGGGACGCATGCGGGGAATCCGGCATCTATTCTTTCAGGAATTGCTTGTCTCGAAGTTTTACAAGAAGAAGGACTGTATGAGCGCTTTGAAAAATATGGCTCGATGCTGAAAGATGGCATTGAAAAAGCCGCGCTAAAACACGGCATTGCTGTTACGGTTAACCAAATTGTCGGTGCTCTAACTGTTTACTTTACGGAAGATCCTGTGACTAATTATGCTGAGGCTGGCGCTACAAATGGCGAGTTATTCGGTCGTTTCTTTAAAGGAATGCTAGAGGAAGGCATTAATTTGGCGCCTTCTAAATATGAAGCATGGTTCATCACTTCCGCACACTCGGAAGCTGATATTTTAGAAACAATCCAAGCAGTTGATACTGTTTTTGGAAAAATGGTTCAAGATAACTAG
- a CDS encoding aromatic acid exporter family protein, with protein MKFGARILKTGIAITLALFIAQLCNSPSPSLAGISAVFAIQPSIYRSYRTILERAQGNVIGAIIAIIFGLYIGNDFILIGVASIICVALLMQFRLENTIGLAVVTLIIVMDSPGNDFLEIALIRFGTIMLGLLAAFIVNLFFLPPKYEVSLFQLIYNTNSEIVRWIKLNLRHAADFPLLKKDMEWMQKQLNQTRNLYGLYREERTFLKKNAISKGRKIAVYRQMLLCSQKGFELLKIQHRYENDYLQLPPDKQELIRQHIDYLTDKHEQLLLTYIDKVSIDLEYVESHLAQDPQDLMQLFLREMRETEKDEYEDMMDKYHLMRIIASVFAYQETIDYLEKLIHSFKLRHTKENQIDINVNEE; from the coding sequence ATGAAATTCGGAGCTAGAATTTTGAAAACTGGTATTGCAATCACATTGGCGCTTTTTATCGCTCAACTTTGCAATTCACCTTCTCCATCTCTGGCAGGCATTTCCGCCGTTTTTGCTATCCAACCTTCTATTTATAGGTCCTATCGAACTATTTTAGAACGGGCGCAAGGGAACGTAATTGGAGCCATCATTGCAATTATTTTTGGACTTTATATTGGTAATGATTTTATTTTAATTGGTGTCGCTTCGATTATCTGTGTTGCTTTATTAATGCAATTCCGCTTGGAGAATACGATTGGCCTTGCAGTCGTGACACTCATTATTGTAATGGATTCTCCTGGTAATGACTTTTTAGAAATCGCACTTATTCGTTTTGGGACAATTATGTTAGGTTTACTTGCGGCATTTATTGTCAATCTATTCTTTTTACCACCGAAATATGAAGTTTCATTGTTTCAGTTAATTTATAATACGAATAGTGAAATCGTTCGTTGGATTAAATTAAACTTGCGTCATGCTGCGGACTTCCCTCTTCTAAAAAAAGATATGGAGTGGATGCAAAAACAGTTAAATCAAACGCGTAACTTATATGGTTTATACAGAGAAGAGCGTACTTTTTTAAAGAAAAATGCCATTTCAAAAGGGCGGAAAATTGCTGTATATAGGCAAATGTTGCTTTGTTCTCAAAAAGGTTTTGAGCTTTTAAAAATCCAACATCGCTATGAAAATGATTATTTGCAACTGCCTCCAGATAAGCAAGAGTTAATCAGACAACATATCGATTACTTAACGGATAAACATGAACAACTTTTACTGACATACATCGATAAAGTTTCGATTGATCTTGAATATGTAGAGTCGCATTTAGCACAGGATCCCCAAGATTTGATGCAGCTTTTCTTGCGTGAGATGAGGGAAACAGAAAAAGATGAGTATGAGGATATGATGGATAAATACCATTTAATGCGTATTATTGCCTCTGTTTTTGCTTACCAAGAGACAATCGACTATTTAGAAAAATTAATTCATAGTTTTAAACTCAGACACACGAAAGAAAACCAAATTGATATTAATGTCAATGAAGAATAA
- a CDS encoding DUF402 domain-containing protein, whose translation MYLPKEKEIIQIKSYKHNGKLHRTWKKTVVLKSTENIIIGGNDHTLVVEADGRKWVTREPSICYFHSDYWFNVISMIREDGIYHYCNLGTPFAVDEQALKYIDYDLDIKVFPDGRFHLLDEGEYEQHRRQMKYPDSIDRILRHNVDVLSHWILDKKGPFSPDYIDIWYEKYKEYR comes from the coding sequence ATGTACTTACCCAAAGAGAAAGAAATAATACAAATCAAGAGCTACAAACATAACGGAAAACTTCATCGTACTTGGAAAAAGACAGTGGTGCTTAAATCTACGGAGAATATTATTATCGGCGGAAACGACCACACATTAGTTGTGGAAGCAGACGGACGTAAATGGGTAACGCGCGAACCATCTATCTGCTATTTTCATAGTGATTACTGGTTTAATGTAATTTCCATGATTAGAGAAGACGGCATTTATCATTACTGCAATCTAGGGACACCATTTGCAGTAGATGAACAAGCGCTTAAGTACATTGACTATGACCTCGATATTAAGGTTTTCCCAGATGGAAGGTTTCATTTGCTTGATGAGGGCGAATACGAACAACACCGTCGCCAAATGAAGTACCCAGACTCAATTGACCGGATACTTCGACATAATGTGGATGTGTTAAGCCACTGGATTTTGGACAAAAAAGGTCCGTTTTCCCCTGACTACATTGACATTTGGTATGAAAAGTACAAAGAATACCGTTAA
- the fabL gene encoding enoyl-[acyl-carrier-protein] reductase FabL, whose protein sequence is MNRVALVTGSSRGLGREIAIALANEGYDIAVNFSRNRKKAEEVQQEIEQLGRKCVIFKANVGDVEKIRDLFKAVDEEFGRLDIFINNAASGVLRPLMELEESHWDWTMNINAKALLFAGQEAAKLMQRHQSGKIISLSSIGSIRYLENYTTVGVSKAAIESLTRYLAVELAPFGIAVNAVSGGLIETDALNHFPNREELLKDAISKTPAGRMIEPNDLVNAVLFLASEKADMIRGQTILVDGGRTLLV, encoded by the coding sequence ATGAACAGAGTGGCATTAGTAACAGGAAGTAGTAGAGGACTTGGAAGAGAAATAGCCATCGCACTTGCAAATGAAGGCTATGATATCGCTGTTAATTTTTCCAGAAATCGCAAAAAAGCAGAAGAAGTACAACAAGAAATTGAACAATTAGGAAGAAAATGCGTTATTTTTAAAGCAAATGTTGGTGACGTGGAAAAAATTAGAGACTTATTTAAAGCTGTAGATGAGGAATTCGGCCGATTAGATATTTTTATTAACAATGCAGCAAGTGGTGTCCTTCGACCATTGATGGAGTTAGAGGAATCACATTGGGATTGGACAATGAATATTAACGCAAAAGCGCTGTTGTTTGCAGGTCAAGAAGCAGCTAAATTAATGCAACGCCATCAAAGCGGGAAAATCATCAGCTTAAGCTCGATTGGCTCGATTCGTTATTTAGAAAATTACACAACAGTTGGCGTTTCAAAAGCGGCGATAGAATCACTTACTCGGTATTTAGCAGTTGAACTTGCACCTTTTGGCATTGCAGTTAATGCTGTTTCTGGCGGCTTAATTGAAACAGACGCACTAAATCACTTTCCCAATCGTGAAGAATTGTTAAAAGATGCTATAAGTAAAACACCAGCGGGTCGAATGATTGAGCCCAATGACTTAGTAAATGCCGTATTATTCCTTGCGAGCGAAAAAGCAGATATGATTCGCGGGCAAACTATTTTAGTAGATGGCGGCAGAACACTTTTAGTATAG